The proteins below are encoded in one region of Micromonospora sp. DSM 45708:
- a CDS encoding YdeI/OmpD-associated family protein, translating to MASPELDELIVADADALRAWLSAHHATSPGVWLALARKGGTVTTLTWQQAVDEALCFGWIDGQARKRDQESSWIRFTPRRPRSAWSRRNVAHVARLEAAGRMQPAGRAAVEAAKADGRWSAAYAPPSEAEVPADLLAAIDADPAARAMFDVLTSTNRFALIHRLNAVKRAETRERKIGEFVAMLARHETPHPQKAKPPATG from the coding sequence ATGGCGAGCCCGGAGCTGGATGAGTTGATCGTCGCGGACGCCGACGCGCTGCGCGCGTGGTTGTCGGCCCACCACGCCACCTCACCGGGCGTCTGGCTCGCGCTGGCCCGCAAGGGCGGCACGGTCACCACGCTTACCTGGCAGCAGGCGGTCGACGAGGCGCTGTGCTTCGGCTGGATCGACGGGCAGGCCCGCAAGCGCGACCAGGAGTCGTCCTGGATCCGGTTCACCCCGCGCCGGCCCCGCAGCGCCTGGTCCCGGCGCAACGTCGCCCATGTGGCCCGGTTGGAGGCGGCGGGGCGGATGCAGCCCGCCGGCCGGGCCGCGGTGGAGGCCGCGAAGGCGGACGGGCGCTGGTCGGCCGCATACGCCCCGCCCTCGGAGGCCGAGGTGCCGGCCGACCTGCTCGCCGCCATCGACGCCGACCCCGCCGCCCGGGCCATGTTCGACGTCCTCACCAGCACCAACCGGTTCGCGCTCATCCACCGCCTCAACGCCGTCAAACGGGCGGAGACCCGGGAGCGGAAGATCGGCGAGTTCGTCGCCATGCTGGCCCGCCACGAGACGCCCCACCCGCAGAAGGCCAAGCCCCCGGCCACCGGGTGA
- a CDS encoding NAD(P)-dependent oxidoreductase, with product MTDHDISAEQQSTVAVLGLGPMGRALATAALAAGHPTVVWNRTPDRADPLVARGAVLAPSVGDAVRAATVTIACMINYDAVRASTSDLTDRPRGTLVNLSSGHAAEARAMADLAARRGIDYLDGAILTPAPTIGTPAATILYSGRHALYQRNRALLDAFGGTGIHLGDDVGSAAAYETALLDLFAMSVGGLAHAFALAIAEGIAPAAFARFAKGIGGLLPDLTDRFAGQLAAGEFPAEVSSVASAASALSHVRAAAATHGIDAAPLEAVHRIIDRVVAAGHGGDGYARLAQHLAGAGAGAGAGAGAGADDVTSRAG from the coding sequence GTGACAGACCACGACATCTCCGCCGAACAGCAGTCCACCGTCGCCGTCCTGGGGCTCGGTCCGATGGGCCGGGCACTCGCCACCGCCGCACTCGCCGCCGGGCACCCGACCGTGGTGTGGAACCGCACGCCGGACCGGGCCGACCCGCTCGTGGCGCGGGGGGCCGTGCTCGCGCCCTCGGTGGGCGACGCGGTGCGGGCGGCCACGGTCACCATCGCCTGCATGATCAACTATGACGCGGTCCGCGCGAGCACGTCCGACCTCACCGACCGGCCCCGAGGCACTCTGGTCAACCTGAGCAGCGGGCACGCCGCGGAGGCACGCGCGATGGCGGATCTCGCCGCACGGCGCGGCATCGACTACCTGGACGGTGCCATCCTGACCCCGGCGCCCACGATCGGCACACCTGCCGCGACGATCCTTTACAGCGGCCGGCACGCGCTGTACCAGCGGAATCGAGCCCTGCTCGACGCGTTCGGCGGCACCGGCATCCATCTCGGCGACGACGTCGGCAGCGCGGCGGCGTACGAGACGGCGCTGCTCGACCTGTTCGCCATGTCCGTCGGTGGGCTCGCGCACGCCTTCGCCCTGGCCATCGCCGAGGGCATCGCGCCGGCCGCGTTCGCCCGCTTCGCCAAGGGGATCGGCGGCCTGCTGCCCGACCTCACCGACCGGTTCGCCGGTCAACTTGCCGCCGGTGAGTTTCCGGCCGAGGTCTCCAGTGTCGCGTCGGCGGCCTCCGCGCTGTCGCACGTGCGGGCCGCCGCCGCCACGCACGGGATCGACGCCGCCCCGCTGGAGGCCGTCCACCGCATCATCGACCGGGTGGTCGCGGCGGGCCACGGTGGGGACGGCTACGCCCGGCTCGCCCAGCATCTAGCCGGAGCCGGAGCCGGAGCCGGAGCCGGAGCCGGAGCCGGAGCCGACGACGTGACCTCGCGGGCGGGCTGA
- a CDS encoding MerR family transcriptional regulator, translated as MRISELARQTGTTPRALRYYEEQGLLRPARRASGYRDYDGQAVRVVRHIQLLLSAGLGTTAIAEILPCIPDDRTVLAPTCPELLDALAEERTRITGSIERLTAARTILDRLIQGTPDPH; from the coding sequence ATGCGGATCAGCGAACTGGCCCGGCAGACCGGCACCACCCCCCGCGCCCTGCGCTACTACGAGGAACAGGGACTGTTGCGGCCCGCCCGGCGCGCAAGCGGTTACCGGGACTACGACGGGCAGGCCGTACGCGTCGTGCGGCACATCCAACTGCTGCTCTCCGCCGGCCTGGGCACCACCGCGATCGCCGAGATCCTGCCCTGCATCCCCGACGACCGGACCGTGCTGGCGCCCACCTGCCCGGAACTCCTCGACGCCCTGGCCGAGGAACGCACCCGGATCACCGGGTCCATCGAGAGGCTCACGGCGGCGCGCACCATCCTGGACCGCCTCATCCAGGGCACGCCCGACCCTCACTGA
- a CDS encoding NUDIX hydrolase, with translation MATKVLCYVVREGRLLVFRHTDFSDEEVGIQVPGGSVRPGEDPADAALREAREETGLRDFTVVRELGVIEYDISPLRFEIQRRHVFELTLHEATPERWASREEHDGEREPTRFECFWIPLRAAHVLQSGQGALVGRLFE, from the coding sequence ATGGCCACCAAGGTTCTCTGCTACGTGGTGCGGGAGGGGCGGTTGCTCGTCTTCCGGCACACCGATTTCAGCGACGAGGAGGTGGGCATCCAGGTGCCGGGCGGCAGCGTCCGCCCGGGCGAGGACCCGGCGGACGCCGCGCTACGGGAGGCCCGGGAGGAGACCGGGCTGAGGGACTTCACCGTCGTGCGCGAGCTGGGGGTGATCGAGTACGACATCAGCCCGCTTCGCTTCGAGATCCAGCGTCGGCACGTCTTCGAGCTGACGCTGCACGAGGCGACGCCCGAGCGCTGGGCGAGCCGGGAGGAGCACGACGGCGAGCGGGAGCCCACCCGGTTCGAGTGCTTCTGGATCCCGTTACGGGCGGCGCACGTCCTGCAATCCGGCCAGGGTGCGCTCGTCGGTCGGTTGTTCGAGTGA
- a CDS encoding GntR family transcriptional regulator, whose product MPTSPAYLTIAADLRAAIVSGELPAGAKLPSESGLMRQYDVSRTVAKWAIAVLKGEGIVEGRAGSGVYVRDTTRLVRHAQARDLRTGDGPTSPFARDSARAGQQGTWEHESHHDRADERIAARLGIEPGTPVMRTAYRFLADGEPIQLSTSYEPLALTGGTPVEWPEGGSALGVVARMDAIGVRVDEVVERVSLRAASAEEVDSLNLPARTFVHTIERTYTAGGRPVETADIVLPGGRYDLVYRMPID is encoded by the coding sequence ATGCCGACGTCGCCCGCCTATCTGACGATCGCCGCCGACCTACGCGCCGCCATCGTGTCCGGAGAGCTTCCCGCCGGAGCCAAGCTGCCGTCGGAGTCCGGGCTCATGCGCCAGTACGACGTGAGCCGCACCGTCGCCAAATGGGCCATCGCCGTCCTCAAAGGCGAGGGCATCGTGGAGGGTCGCGCCGGGTCCGGCGTGTACGTCAGGGACACCACACGGTTGGTCCGCCACGCCCAGGCACGCGACCTCCGCACCGGCGACGGCCCTACCTCACCGTTCGCCCGCGACAGTGCCCGCGCCGGTCAGCAGGGCACCTGGGAGCACGAGAGCCACCACGACCGGGCCGACGAGCGGATCGCCGCGCGGCTCGGCATCGAACCGGGGACGCCGGTGATGCGAACGGCATACCGCTTCCTCGCCGACGGCGAACCGATACAGCTCTCCACGTCGTACGAGCCGCTTGCTCTCACCGGAGGCACGCCGGTGGAGTGGCCGGAGGGCGGCAGTGCGCTGGGCGTGGTCGCTCGCATGGATGCCATCGGCGTCCGGGTGGACGAGGTGGTGGAACGGGTGAGCCTGCGGGCCGCGTCGGCCGAGGAGGTCGACTCGCTCAACCTGCCGGCCCGCACCTTCGTGCACACCATCGAACGGACCTACACGGCGGGCGGCAGACCGGTGGAGACGGCTGACATCGTGTTGCCGGGCGGTCGTTACGACCTCGTCTACCGAATGCCCATCGACTGA